The Mycolicibacterium duvalii DNA window CCGGCTTGGTGCCCCACCACTTGTCGTTGGCCACCAGCACCACCGCGCCGTCCTCGGTCACCGAGTCCAGCTTGTAGGGCCCCGAGGACGGGAACTTCTTCAGGTCCAGGTCCGGTGTCAGCCGCCAGGTGTTGTTCCACACCGCGGCGATACGCTCGGCCACCGCGGTGTCGTTGGTCTGCAGAGCCGTGGTGACGCCTCCGTCGCCCAGTCCGAGCTCGTCGGCAATGACGTGCGAGGGCATCAGCGACGTCGCGGCGAACAACTGGCCGTAGTCGACGAAGCCCCTGTCCGGTGCGAACGACACCCGGGCCTTCTTCTGGCCCGGCGCGCACTCGATGCCGGCGATGTCGGCGTACCCGGCGCGGCTGGCGGCGTCGAAGGCCGGGAACCGTCCCGACTGGGCGGCCCACGTCAGCACCATGTCGTCACAGGTGATCGGTTTACCGTCGGAGTACACCGCCTCCGGCTTGATCTCGTAGTCGAGGATCAGCGGGGTGCGCCCGACCACCGCGATCGTGCCGAAATCGTGGTCGCCGACGACCTGCCCCTCCGGACCGTGGTAGTTGAAGCCCGTCAGCACCCGAGCGAAGGCCTGTGGACCGCCGGAGGCCGCCCCTTCGACGGTGTTGGTGTTGTAGGTGATCAGCGCACCGTCGATGGCGTAGTCGATCGACTCGGCGGAGCCGCGCGAGCACGAGGCCAACCCCAAGCTGCCGAGCACCGCCAGCACCGTCGCCGCCGCGGCCCAACGTCGAGCCACGGGGGTTACCGCTTCCGCGGGGGGCGCTTACCCGAGGGGCGTCCCGTCCGGCTCGACGTCGGCCGGACCGGACGGGCGCCGGGGCCCGGCTTGTCCGGCGGCGGGGCCGCGGGCACCGTCACGGTGGCCGGACCGGGCGCTTCGACGTCGGTGGCGGCCTCGTCGGTGTCGGTGTCGGTGAGTTCGACACCGCCGGCGCTCTTGGCCGCCGCAGCGGCCCGCCGGTTGAGCACCCGGCGGGTGTGCTTGCGCACCGGGTCGGTGCGCTCGCGCATGCTCACCAACAGCGGTGTGGCGAAGAAGATCGACGAATACGTGCCGACGATCACGCCGACCAACTGCACCAGCGCCAGGTCCATCAGCGTGCCGACTCCCAACAGCCAGACGGCGATGACCATCAGCGCGACGATCGGCAGCACCGAGATGACGCTGGTGTTGATCGAGCGCATGAACGTCTGGTTGACCGCGAGATTGGCGTGCTCGGCGAAGGTGCGCCGGGTGGTGTGCTCGTACCCCTCGGTGTTCTCCTCGACCTTGTCGAAGACGATCACGGTGTCGTAGAGGGAGAAACCGAGAATGGTCAGCAGCCCGATCACCGTCGCGGGCGTGACTTCGAAGCCCACCAGCGCGTACACCCCGGCCGTCACCACCAGGTCGAACAGCAGCGTGGTCAGGGCGGC harbors:
- the secF gene encoding protein translocase subunit SecF; this translates as MARNRTDAAETTAVEAPDLETASAEAPRHGFFVRLYTGTGAFEVIGRRKLWYTVSALILLVSIGAILLRGFTFGIDFEGGTKVSFPRGTGDVTVSQVETVFTDTIGTAPDSVVIVGSGDSATFQIRSETLTNEQTEELRTALFEAFQPIGSDGQPGKQAVSDSAVSETWGGQITQKALIALGVFLVLAAIYITARYERYMAIAALTTLLFDLVVTAGVYALVGFEVTPATVIGLLTILGFSLYDTVIVFDKVEENTEGYEHTTRRTFAEHANLAVNQTFMRSINTSVISVLPIVALMVIAVWLLGVGTLMDLALVQLVGVIVGTYSSIFFATPLLVSMRERTDPVRKHTRRVLNRRAAAAAKSAGGVELTDTDTDEAATDVEAPGPATVTVPAAPPPDKPGPGARPVRPTSSRTGRPSGKRPPRKR